A single Henriciella sp. AS95 DNA region contains:
- a CDS encoding acyl-CoA dehydrogenase family protein, with translation MDTGTMEKMDVRDPLNDLRMSEEAVPLYEAVKKFVAEEVEPMSVKFHELGEGRPDRFAYVDGQLELLDAVKDKAKAQGLWNFFLPNAETGEGLSNLDYAYIAAVLGKNRLASESLNCAAPDTGNMEVLERVGTEAQKEQWLKPLLNGEIRSCFAMTEPGTACSDARNVRTQAILKNGEWTINGEKYYASGAGDPRCKIMIVMVQTDPDGPSHQQQSQILVPMDTPGVEVLGPMHVFGEDDAPHGHMHIRFTDVKVPEENILLGVGRGFEISQLRLGPGRIHHCMRSIGAAEKALDLMLERGMTREAFGRPLIKLGGNQEIVSRARIEIEAMRLMVLKAAKAMDVLGNKEARVWISMVKAMVPERVCKIIDDAIQMHGATGVSQWTPLANMYTQQRTLRLADGPDEVHHMVVGRAEIGRMGMKGMK, from the coding sequence ATGGATACCGGAACCATGGAAAAAATGGACGTTCGCGATCCGCTGAACGATCTGCGCATGTCTGAAGAGGCTGTGCCTCTTTATGAGGCGGTGAAGAAATTCGTGGCGGAAGAAGTCGAGCCGATGAGCGTCAAGTTCCACGAGCTTGGTGAAGGCCGCCCGGATCGCTTTGCCTATGTCGATGGCCAGCTGGAGCTGCTCGACGCCGTGAAGGACAAGGCCAAGGCCCAGGGCCTGTGGAACTTCTTCCTGCCAAACGCGGAGACGGGCGAAGGTCTCTCCAACCTCGACTACGCGTATATTGCTGCCGTTCTCGGCAAGAACCGCCTGGCTTCAGAAAGCCTGAACTGCGCGGCCCCGGACACGGGCAATATGGAAGTGCTCGAGCGCGTCGGCACCGAAGCGCAGAAAGAACAATGGCTGAAGCCGCTCCTGAACGGCGAAATCCGCTCCTGCTTTGCGATGACCGAGCCCGGCACCGCCTGCTCTGATGCTCGCAATGTCCGCACCCAGGCTATCCTGAAAAATGGCGAGTGGACCATCAATGGCGAGAAATACTACGCCTCTGGTGCCGGAGACCCGCGCTGCAAGATCATGATCGTCATGGTCCAGACGGATCCTGACGGCCCAAGCCACCAGCAGCAGTCCCAGATCCTCGTGCCAATGGACACGCCCGGCGTTGAAGTGCTCGGCCCTATGCACGTCTTTGGCGAAGACGACGCCCCGCACGGTCACATGCACATTCGCTTCACGGACGTGAAAGTGCCGGAAGAGAACATCCTGCTCGGCGTTGGCCGCGGGTTTGAAATCTCCCAGCTCCGCCTCGGCCCAGGCCGCATCCACCACTGCATGCGCTCCATCGGCGCGGCAGAGAAAGCCCTCGACCTGATGCTCGAGCGCGGCATGACCCGTGAGGCGTTCGGTCGCCCACTGATCAAGCTCGGCGGCAATCAGGAAATTGTCTCGCGCGCCCGTATCGAAATCGAAGCCATGCGCCTGATGGTGCTGAAGGCTGCGAAGGCGATGGACGTGCTCGGCAACAAGGAAGCTCGCGTCTGGATTTCCATGGTCAAGGCGATGGTGCCGGAACGCGTCTGCAAGATCATCGACGATGCGATCCAGATGCATGGCGCAACCGGCGTGTCCCAGTGGACCCCGCTCGCCAACATGTACACCCAGCAGCGCACGCTGCGCCTGGCTGACGGCCCGGACGAGGTTCACCACATGGTCGTGGGCCGCGCCGAGATCGGCCGCATGGGCATGAAGGGCATGAAGTAA
- a CDS encoding S41 family peptidase has protein sequence MSRFWTVSGLCLIALNAPFSAAYSYALEEPVDSEETREVKADVLAFCELVRSRYAYFESRAEIWAQTCSLALEEAETPAAQTTSGHLAVLERMVDQLYDNHVSLNINSSTSPRLVPSGSDYWMSMESGVPVVLAVRPGSGAAAAGLRVGDVVRQINGQPPLAAASERIRAATNVVSATRLTWALNAQGAGYRGAERRLVVQRGRELIDLDLGDPEPDAAEALVTARLLPGKIGYLRIEDALGNEDTVEAFDAALDTLKGAKRWIIDLRNTPGGGNTATAEPILGRFIGGVKPYQRSGPRWRGERTRYVASRGPWRVRGKVAVLVGRWTGSMGEGMAIGFDGLKRGRVFGTSMAGLAGGVEGFELPGSGWSVRFPTYDLLHIRGESRHHWRPPYPVIADNGDGADLALQAAMNWLD, from the coding sequence TTGAGCCGGTTCTGGACCGTTTCCGGACTGTGCCTGATTGCGCTCAATGCGCCATTCTCCGCCGCTTATTCATATGCGCTGGAAGAGCCTGTCGACAGCGAAGAAACGAGAGAAGTCAAAGCCGATGTGCTTGCTTTCTGCGAGCTGGTTCGGTCTCGATATGCCTATTTCGAGAGCCGCGCCGAGATCTGGGCGCAAACCTGCAGCCTCGCGCTGGAGGAAGCCGAAACGCCGGCCGCGCAGACGACATCCGGTCACCTCGCCGTGCTGGAGCGGATGGTGGACCAACTCTACGACAATCACGTCTCTCTCAACATCAACTCATCGACGTCGCCGCGCCTTGTGCCTTCCGGTAGCGACTATTGGATGAGCATGGAGTCCGGCGTGCCTGTCGTGCTGGCCGTTCGGCCTGGGTCCGGCGCCGCTGCTGCTGGTTTGCGCGTGGGCGACGTGGTGCGCCAGATAAACGGTCAGCCGCCACTTGCCGCTGCGAGCGAACGTATCCGGGCTGCCACAAATGTCGTTTCAGCGACACGGCTTACTTGGGCGCTGAATGCGCAGGGGGCCGGTTACCGGGGCGCGGAGAGGCGTCTAGTCGTGCAGCGAGGGCGCGAATTGATCGACCTCGACCTGGGAGACCCTGAACCCGACGCGGCGGAGGCGCTGGTGACCGCGCGATTGCTGCCCGGCAAGATCGGGTATCTGCGGATCGAGGATGCGCTTGGAAATGAGGATACCGTTGAAGCGTTCGACGCGGCGCTTGATACGCTCAAAGGCGCGAAGCGTTGGATTATCGACCTGCGAAACACCCCAGGCGGCGGCAATACGGCAACGGCCGAACCCATTCTCGGTCGTTTTATTGGCGGCGTGAAGCCCTATCAGCGATCAGGTCCACGCTGGCGCGGCGAGCGAACAAGGTACGTGGCGTCCAGAGGTCCGTGGCGGGTCCGAGGAAAGGTCGCTGTGCTTGTAGGGCGGTGGACCGGAAGCATGGGGGAAGGCATGGCGATTGGCTTTGACGGGCTAAAACGCGGCCGCGTCTTTGGCACCAGCATGGCCGGGCTCGCGGGTGGTGTTGAAGGCTTCGAGCTTCCAGGCAGTGGCTGGAGCGTCCGTTTTCCAACATACGACCTGCTGCACATCCGGGGCGAAAGCCGGCACCACTGGCGACCGCCATATCCTGTCATTGCAGACAATGGGGACGGTGCGGATCTTGCCCTTCAGGCTGCCATGAACTGGCTAGATTAG
- a CDS encoding YihY/virulence factor BrkB family protein produces the protein MNPLKLIGKIKASPTYRRHFRPAASLIARTGGRLGRDDVALVSGGVAFYAFLSIFPAVAAALMVWGIFTTSADLREYFEVLRPLLPDEAYALITDQMIRIADSQSSGLSWGAVVSLVVALWSASRGANALLQAIEVTYDRPAKRGFFEQNLLAIGFTAGAIVFAIVSLAAIGAVPPIIEALQLGAVLDAFLRILRWLGMIALFLVGIYAFLRTARPHGVRRNESSARPILPGALVAASIWLIASIAFSFYLSAFADYNETFGSLGAVAALLMWLWLSAFAICTGAETNGVLSRKDRGIDTEAAYDQAPEPEEDHPKMNV, from the coding sequence ATGAATCCATTGAAACTCATCGGAAAAATAAAAGCGTCGCCAACCTATCGGCGGCACTTTCGCCCGGCTGCCAGCCTTATCGCCCGCACAGGTGGAAGGCTTGGACGAGATGATGTGGCGCTGGTTTCTGGCGGCGTCGCCTTCTACGCCTTTCTTTCGATTTTTCCGGCCGTCGCAGCCGCCCTCATGGTCTGGGGCATCTTCACCACGTCAGCAGACCTGCGCGAGTACTTTGAAGTGTTGCGCCCGCTGCTGCCAGACGAAGCCTACGCCCTCATCACAGACCAGATGATCCGCATCGCAGACTCGCAATCTTCGGGGCTGTCCTGGGGCGCGGTCGTCTCTCTGGTCGTTGCGCTCTGGTCGGCGTCACGCGGCGCCAATGCCCTGCTTCAGGCTATAGAGGTGACTTATGACCGCCCCGCCAAACGGGGATTTTTCGAACAGAATCTCCTGGCGATCGGCTTCACAGCGGGCGCAATCGTCTTTGCCATTGTCTCGCTTGCCGCCATCGGCGCGGTTCCGCCAATCATTGAGGCCCTACAACTCGGCGCTGTTCTTGACGCCTTCCTTCGCATCTTGCGTTGGCTGGGCATGATCGCGCTCTTCCTGGTTGGCATTTACGCATTTCTCAGGACCGCGCGCCCGCACGGCGTTCGCCGCAACGAATCATCCGCCCGCCCAATCCTGCCTGGCGCTCTCGTCGCTGCCAGTATCTGGCTTATCGCTTCGATCGCCTTTTCATTCTATCTGTCCGCTTTCGCCGACTATAACGAAACCTTTGGCTCACTCGGCGCCGTCGCTGCCCTGCTGATGTGGTTATGGCTTTCAGCCTTTGCGATCTGTACGGGCGCTGAAACCAATGGTGTGCTCAGTCGCAAGGATCGGGGTATCGATACCGAGGCGGCCTATGATCAGGCTCCCGAGCCGGAAGAAGACCATCCGAAAATGAACGTCTAG
- a CDS encoding glutathione S-transferase family protein yields MKLYTSVGPNPQVVRTFMAERGVTVDTIEVDLMGGENRKAEYLKVNPAGQMPALVLADGTLITEITAICEYLDEISPGDSLIGSTPEERAITRRWMRWTDFEVIDPMTRAFRYSEGLQLFQNRLPCFPDAAPGLKECVKEALRWLNGQMDSEIWLTGDRFSLADILLFSFVAFGGQVGQPLDRNLTNLADWYDRMEKRESVKA; encoded by the coding sequence ATGAAACTCTACACGTCCGTTGGCCCGAATCCGCAGGTTGTTCGCACTTTCATGGCCGAACGCGGCGTGACGGTGGATACGATCGAAGTTGATCTGATGGGCGGCGAAAATCGCAAGGCCGAGTACCTCAAGGTCAACCCGGCTGGTCAGATGCCCGCATTGGTCCTCGCCGATGGCACGCTGATCACCGAGATTACCGCGATCTGCGAATATCTCGATGAGATCAGCCCGGGCGACAGCCTGATCGGCAGCACGCCCGAGGAACGCGCCATCACCCGGCGCTGGATGCGTTGGACAGATTTCGAAGTGATCGACCCGATGACGCGGGCCTTCCGCTACTCCGAAGGCCTGCAACTCTTCCAGAACCGCCTGCCCTGTTTCCCGGACGCAGCGCCGGGCCTCAAGGAATGCGTGAAGGAAGCGCTGCGCTGGCTCAATGGCCAGATGGACAGCGAGATCTGGCTGACCGGTGACCGCTTCAGCCTCGCCGACATCCTGCTCTTCTCATTCGTTGCGTTCGGCGGACAGGTCGGCCAACCACTGGACCGAAACCTCACAAACCTCGCGGACTGGTATGACCGCATGGAAAAACGAGAGAGCGTGAAGGCCTAA
- a CDS encoding mechanosensitive ion channel domain-containing protein, with the protein MALTGLILTLAQQATDPEAPATGAQGGEGEAAVKSHLDWDSIQQQAVEAFHAFQEQFISWGSLWQVLAVLGAIVLGYILSRFPTGRLRKTAEAREHKDIIYRLVKSIARILWPAFTVIFLWISTAVFEALELRNEGLRIAASLLNAWIVVRFVTSNMKPGFWQTFIAIVAWTIAALYILRLLDPVVDALNAAAFSVGGVKITAMRVITSIFIAIVALWLGRVAGDAAQSQLKSTKTLNPSMAGLLGQVLKVAFMAAAILIALSTLGINLTALTVFGGALGVGIGFGLQSIFSNFISGIIILFERSVKVGDFIELQSDVTGLVKEINIRSTLITTNDNVDILVPNEEFIKAQVINWTLRDARRRMRVGFGVAYGTDKELVKKAALEAAEAVEWTFSGIPGREPQVWLIGFGDSSLDFELVVWLTEEAVKKPARVKADYYWELHTALYKYEIEIPFPQRDINFRNVGEFTMLKDGAQVSESKPKPAPAEQPSSSSPAKSEPTGGSSELPDGTDADGDSGD; encoded by the coding sequence ATGGCTTTGACCGGACTTATCCTCACCCTCGCGCAGCAGGCTACCGATCCGGAAGCCCCAGCGACCGGGGCGCAAGGGGGTGAAGGCGAAGCGGCCGTTAAATCTCATCTCGACTGGGACTCGATCCAGCAACAGGCGGTCGAGGCATTCCACGCCTTTCAGGAGCAATTCATCTCATGGGGATCGCTCTGGCAGGTCCTGGCCGTTCTGGGCGCTATCGTGCTTGGCTACATCCTGTCCCGCTTTCCGACGGGCCGCCTGCGGAAGACGGCAGAGGCGCGCGAACACAAGGACATTATCTACCGGCTTGTAAAATCCATCGCCCGTATCCTGTGGCCGGCCTTTACGGTGATTTTTCTCTGGATCAGCACCGCTGTCTTCGAAGCACTGGAGCTGCGCAATGAAGGCTTGCGCATAGCGGCCAGCCTGCTCAATGCCTGGATCGTGGTCCGCTTCGTAACCTCCAACATGAAACCGGGCTTCTGGCAGACATTCATTGCGATCGTCGCCTGGACCATTGCAGCGCTCTATATCCTGCGCCTGCTCGATCCGGTCGTCGATGCGCTGAACGCGGCCGCCTTCTCGGTCGGCGGCGTGAAAATTACCGCGATGCGCGTGATCACCTCGATCTTTATTGCCATTGTCGCGCTCTGGCTTGGCCGTGTCGCAGGCGACGCCGCCCAGTCGCAGCTCAAATCGACCAAGACGCTGAACCCCTCCATGGCGGGCCTCCTGGGGCAAGTGCTCAAGGTCGCCTTCATGGCAGCCGCGATCCTGATCGCCCTCTCCACGCTAGGCATCAATCTGACCGCGCTAACCGTCTTTGGCGGCGCCCTCGGCGTCGGTATCGGTTTCGGCCTTCAATCGATTTTCTCGAACTTCATTTCGGGCATCATCATCCTGTTCGAGCGCTCAGTGAAAGTCGGCGATTTCATCGAGCTTCAGTCCGACGTGACGGGTCTCGTCAAGGAGATCAACATCCGCTCGACCCTCATCACGACCAATGACAATGTCGACATCCTCGTCCCCAATGAAGAGTTCATCAAGGCGCAGGTCATCAACTGGACGCTGCGCGACGCCCGCCGCCGGATGCGCGTCGGGTTTGGTGTTGCCTATGGCACGGACAAGGAACTGGTTAAGAAAGCCGCGCTGGAAGCTGCAGAAGCCGTAGAATGGACGTTCAGCGGCATTCCGGGACGCGAGCCGCAAGTCTGGTTGATCGGCTTCGGCGACTCCAGCCTCGATTTCGAACTGGTCGTCTGGCTGACGGAAGAAGCGGTTAAAAAACCCGCACGCGTAAAAGCGGATTACTACTGGGAACTGCACACGGCGCTCTACAAATACGAGATCGAGATTCCGTTCCCACAGCGCGATATCAACTTCCGCAATGTTGGCGAGTTCACCATGCTCAAGGACGGTGCGCAGGTCAGCGAAAGCAAACCGAAACCAGCGCCCGCCGAGCAGCCCTCATCGTCATCCCCGGCGAAATCAGAGCCGACTGGCGGATCGTCCGAACTCCCTGATGGCACCGACGCTGACGGAGATTCGGGCGACTAA
- a CDS encoding DUF6653 family protein: MSMDNATWRRHANPWSGWSRVATLPALALAIWSRVWLGWWALVPVVLVLLWTWLNPRLFPEPRNLDNWMSRGVMGERIWLARKREPIPAHHARMATLLNGLSALAMLPFAWGLWQLEIWPTVFGMTVSMLAKLWFVDRMVALRRLEEQGG; the protein is encoded by the coding sequence ATGAGCATGGATAACGCCACCTGGCGTCGCCATGCCAATCCGTGGAGCGGCTGGAGCCGTGTGGCGACCCTGCCAGCACTGGCGCTTGCAATCTGGAGCCGCGTCTGGCTCGGCTGGTGGGCGCTGGTGCCTGTTGTTCTCGTGCTCCTCTGGACCTGGCTCAATCCGCGCCTCTTTCCCGAACCGCGAAATCTCGACAACTGGATGTCTCGCGGTGTCATGGGGGAGCGCATCTGGCTTGCCCGCAAGAGGGAGCCGATACCGGCCCATCATGCCCGCATGGCAACCCTGCTCAACGGCCTAAGCGCGCTCGCCATGCTGCCTTTCGCGTGGGGGCTGTGGCAGCTAGAAATCTGGCCCACCGTGTTCGGAATGACCGTGTCCATGCTTGCCAAGCTCTGGTTCGTCGACCGCATGGTGGCGCTGAGGCGGCTGGAAGAGCAGGGCGGATAG
- a CDS encoding MarR family winged helix-turn-helix transcriptional regulator, producing the protein MVTKTKNPRLYSRLQIAAQQLRKVTDRQLVEAAGITAPQLGVLTRVAAAKELNQTSLARDLRLNDSAITAMVKRLIGLGMLEKSRSETDSRAWVLKLTDDGQAAISRAGEQMLSINQKIDAEFGEGGLDNFVDELNRLIDICDAEQAGEGDA; encoded by the coding sequence ATGGTTACAAAGACGAAAAATCCGCGGCTCTATTCACGCCTGCAGATCGCTGCTCAGCAGCTGCGAAAGGTGACGGACCGCCAACTCGTTGAGGCGGCTGGAATTACAGCCCCACAGCTCGGTGTGCTGACGCGGGTGGCTGCAGCAAAAGAGTTGAACCAGACCAGCCTCGCGCGCGATCTACGCCTCAACGACTCTGCGATTACCGCCATGGTGAAGCGCCTGATCGGCCTTGGCATGCTGGAGAAGAGCCGCAGCGAGACTGACAGCCGTGCATGGGTGCTGAAGCTCACGGATGACGGCCAGGCCGCCATCAGCCGCGCTGGCGAGCAGATGCTTTCGATCAATCAGAAGATTGACGCCGAATTTGGTGAGGGAGGGCTCGACAATTTTGTCGATGAGCTCAACCGCCTGATCGACATCTGCGACGCCGAACAGGCGGGTGAGGGGGATGCTTAG